The Neobacillus sp. PS3-34 genome has a window encoding:
- a CDS encoding DUF4926 domain-containing protein has translation MKQFDQVRILKDIPDEGISIGQIGYILEVYDDYHFEVEISDCKGQTLFLGSLPAEYLEVV, from the coding sequence TTGAAGCAATTTGATCAAGTAAGAATCTTAAAGGACATTCCGGATGAGGGGATTTCTATTGGGCAAATAGGATACATACTAGAAGTTTATGATGATTATCATTTTGAAGTTGAAATATCAGATTGTAAAGGGCAAACACTTTTCTTGGGCTCCTTACCGGCTGAGTACCTGGAAGTTGTTTAA
- a CDS encoding ATP-binding protein, with product MSIIKDFLLQLTLIVLPIFIYFTFITERVKSDKNRNVIMSILWGVAILFCMSFPVSFGQNARLELRIIPLLFGSLYGGFWSGIFLSALIVLYRLYFGISIGFYNTVLTLLLTLPVILFFQKSFARSKKDKRVKIAVGLSLYYCLIGLAFFVILRGFSIEYIKVQIIHLIFAVIATWFFIILNETIREIHQLRSELENTEKLRVISELTSVFAHEIRNPMQVTRGFLQLLNEPDLPNKKKEYIQLSIGELDRANEIINDFLSFGKPSINNNERIDVGYQVQRVVNILQSYTMNRNVEIKPDILDNCWIYANAQKLNQALINIMKNAIESMPNGGIVWITCTSTDDGYIKINIKDQGIGMTKKQIDRLGAPFYSLKESGTGLGTMVSFQIVRSFKGKIQVNSEKDIGTEFIILLPQIT from the coding sequence ATGAGTATAATAAAGGATTTTTTGCTACAACTAACGCTTATAGTATTACCCATATTTATTTACTTTACATTTATTACGGAGAGGGTAAAGAGTGATAAAAACAGAAACGTAATAATGTCCATTTTATGGGGAGTAGCAATATTATTTTGCATGTCCTTTCCAGTGAGTTTTGGTCAAAATGCTCGTTTGGAGTTAAGAATTATTCCCCTGTTATTTGGCAGTTTATACGGCGGATTTTGGTCAGGCATCTTCCTATCAGCCCTTATCGTACTTTATCGACTTTATTTTGGAATCAGTATTGGATTTTATAATACTGTTCTTACTTTATTATTAACACTGCCTGTTATATTGTTTTTTCAAAAATCGTTCGCCCGTTCGAAAAAAGATAAAAGGGTTAAAATTGCCGTGGGTCTTTCCCTTTACTACTGTCTTATTGGCCTTGCTTTTTTTGTTATTTTAAGAGGCTTTTCCATTGAGTATATTAAAGTACAGATTATTCATCTTATCTTTGCAGTGATAGCTACTTGGTTCTTTATAATTTTAAATGAAACGATCAGGGAGATTCACCAGCTACGATCAGAGTTGGAAAATACGGAGAAATTACGAGTAATAAGTGAGTTAACAAGTGTTTTCGCTCATGAAATTAGAAATCCGATGCAAGTTACTCGTGGCTTTCTGCAACTTCTAAACGAGCCTGATTTGCCTAATAAAAAGAAGGAATATATCCAACTATCCATTGGAGAATTAGATCGTGCTAATGAAATTATTAATGATTTTTTATCTTTTGGAAAACCCTCAATAAATAACAACGAAAGAATCGATGTAGGTTATCAGGTACAACGTGTAGTAAATATCCTTCAAAGTTACACCATGAACCGTAATGTTGAGATTAAACCTGATATTCTTGATAACTGTTGGATTTATGCTAATGCTCAAAAATTGAACCAGGCTTTGATTAATATTATGAAAAATGCGATAGAATCTATGCCGAATGGTGGAATTGTTTGGATTACATGTACTTCAACAGATGATGGATATATAAAGATTAACATTAAGGACCAAGGAATTGGTATGACAAAAAAGCAAATTGATCGGCTTGGAGCTCCGTTTTATTCCTTAAAGGAAAGTGGGACAGGACTAGGAACGATGGTGAGTTTTCAAATTGTTCGTTCTTTCAAAGGTAAAATACAAGTGAACAGTGAAAAGGATATTGGGACAGAATTTATTATTCTTTTACCCCAGATAACCTAA
- a CDS encoding CBO0543 family protein, translating to MNLERWILIGVIAISILAIFTLIPRNKAREAWVLFLFLQVITWPAGLFAVEMGWIEYPVQLIKGVNQYNRSSLTFEFFLFPIVAIIFSLYFPNVRGYRAIIYYVCFAGFFTLIEVLLERTTRLVEYHGWTWYWTLITVMISLFINHKYYLWYKQKLIKVNTR from the coding sequence ATGAATCTTGAAAGATGGATTTTAATTGGAGTTATCGCTATTTCTATCTTAGCAATTTTTACATTAATACCAAGAAATAAAGCAAGGGAAGCTTGGGTCCTATTTTTATTTCTTCAGGTTATTACTTGGCCAGCTGGTTTGTTTGCAGTAGAAATGGGATGGATTGAGTATCCGGTTCAATTGATAAAAGGTGTTAATCAATATAACCGAAGTAGCTTAACTTTTGAGTTTTTCCTTTTTCCTATTGTAGCTATCATTTTTAGTTTGTATTTTCCGAATGTTAGAGGGTATAGGGCAATTATTTATTATGTATGTTTTGCAGGTTTTTTTACACTTATTGAAGTGTTACTTGAAAGAACAACAAGGCTTGTGGAATATCACGGGTGGACATGGTATTGGACATTAATTACTGTCATGATTTCTTTATTTATCAACCACAAATACTATTTGTGGTATAAACAAAAGTTGATTAAGGTGAATACCAGATGA
- a CDS encoding CBO0543 family protein: MSKEFFILAFSWVISIMTLLSISKGRTRLTQITFLLTQALAWLFEFILVFFDLVEFPYREFKIATNMSFSLYYLIFPTVGVLFILFYPKQASNLKVLLYYLFFSMVIPTYSSLAEKYSNLFQFINWNWGIHVLADLIIFYILKKFIFWFQKAIDS, translated from the coding sequence ATGAGCAAAGAATTTTTCATTTTAGCTTTTTCATGGGTTATCTCCATTATGACATTGTTAAGCATCTCAAAAGGAAGGACACGATTGACTCAAATAACTTTTTTACTTACTCAAGCATTAGCATGGCTATTTGAATTTATCCTTGTCTTCTTTGACTTGGTAGAATTTCCTTATAGGGAATTCAAGATTGCAACAAATATGAGTTTTTCACTATATTACTTAATATTTCCTACAGTTGGCGTTTTGTTTATCCTGTTTTATCCCAAACAAGCCAGTAATCTAAAGGTGCTACTATATTATTTGTTTTTCTCAATGGTGATACCAACTTATTCTTCTTTAGCAGAAAAGTATAGTAACCTTTTTCAATTTATCAACTGGAACTGGGGCATCCATGTATTAGCAGATTTAATTATTTTTTATATTTTGAAGAAATTTATATTCTGGTTTCAAAAAGCTATAGATAGTTAG
- a CDS encoding putative quinol monooxygenase, translating to MSKFSLFGKFTVQEGERDTMVDILLEAAESMKNLDECEIYLVNISKSEPNCVYVYEVWSNENAHQASLTLEATQTLISRAKPIITGMERISTLKTRGGKGISSNYY from the coding sequence ATGAGCAAATTCAGTTTGTTTGGCAAGTTTACGGTACAAGAAGGCGAACGTGACACAATGGTAGATATTTTGTTGGAAGCAGCAGAATCAATGAAGAATCTTGATGAATGCGAGATATATCTCGTAAATATTTCTAAAAGTGAACCAAATTGTGTTTATGTTTATGAAGTGTGGAGTAATGAAAATGCCCATCAAGCCTCTCTAACTCTTGAAGCTACACAAACTTTAATAAGCCGTGCAAAACCAATCATTACTGGAATGGAGAGAATCAGCACCCTAAAAACAAGGGGTGGGAAGGGCATTTCATCGAATTATTATTAA
- a CDS encoding glyoxalase — MIKGFGGIFWRTKNLDVIKKWYSEVLKIEIENWNGTVIKPQLGNETIFSFFTENDNYFPTEQQVMLNFQVHNLNETIKHLEHIGVPLAKKKEISEFGKFIWIKDPEGRLIELWEK; from the coding sequence ATGATAAAAGGTTTCGGAGGAATATTTTGGAGAACTAAGAATCTTGATGTTATAAAAAAATGGTACAGTGAAGTGTTGAAGATTGAAATAGAAAATTGGAATGGTACTGTGATTAAACCCCAATTAGGAAATGAGACTATCTTTTCTTTCTTTACGGAGAATGACAATTATTTTCCAACAGAACAACAAGTGATGTTAAATTTCCAAGTACATAATCTAAACGAAACTATTAAGCATCTTGAACATATCGGTGTACCTCTTGCAAAGAAAAAAGAGATTAGTGAATTTGGAAAGTTTATTTGGATTAAAGATCCTGAAGGTCGACTGATCGAGCTTTGGGAGAAATAG
- a CDS encoding hydrolase, protein MRREECEDCRKKSESKHRCKGCACDQFRKLSTNTEVDLFLSGGTILEDLVFVNFDEKNCCAFFNSEREGGQLIVVDCQFVQAIGFEAD, encoded by the coding sequence ATGAGACGCGAAGAATGTGAAGATTGTAGAAAGAAAAGTGAAAGTAAACATCGTTGCAAAGGATGCGCATGTGATCAATTTAGAAAATTATCTACAAATACAGAAGTAGATTTATTTTTATCAGGTGGAACTATCCTTGAAGATCTCGTTTTTGTAAATTTTGATGAAAAAAATTGCTGTGCTTTCTTCAATTCAGAGAGAGAAGGAGGACAACTTATCGTTGTTGATTGTCAGTTTGTCCAAGCTATTGGATTCGAAGCTGATTAA